AGCGTGGTAGGATGTGGACTAAGAAATAAAGAAATATTTAAAGAAATAGAAAACGTAGCAATGCAATACGAAATATTCTCTATTTCTAGAGGACTAAAAAATGTCAGTAGCACTTTTATAGTTAAAAAAGATGAAGGAGATAATCTAGCAAAAGATTTACATGAGGTTGTTTTGAAGTGGATAAGCTAAAAGTATCATTATTAGGCTCTACCGGAATGGTAGGGCAAAAAATGATAAAAACACTCGCAAATCATCCCTATTTTGAACTAGAAAAAGTAAGTGCTTCACCATCAAAAATTGGTAAAAAATACATAGAAGCAGTAAAATGGGTAGAAAGTGGAGATATACCCGAAAACGTAAAAGATCTTAAAATAGTTTCCACAGAACCAGATGATCATAAAGATGTAGACGTAGTTTTGTCAGCATTACCAAATGAACTGGCAGAAGATATAGAACTAAAACTAGTTAGAGCAGGAAAGACAGTAGTATCTAATGCAAGTCCATATAGAATGGATCCAGAAATTCCCCTCATAAACCCAGAAATAAATTGGGAGCACCTAGAATTATTAAAAACTCAACAATCAAAAAGGAACTGGAACGGATTACTAATAAAAAATCCAAACTGTACCGCATCAATAATATCTCTACCATTAAAACCCCTTTCTAATTTGCTTAATAAGAAAATGATAATAACAACATTGCAAGCAGTAAGTGGAGCAGGATATAATGGAATATCTTTCATGTCAGCGTATAATAATATTATACCATATATAAAGGGAGAAGAAGAAAAAATACCAAAAGAAATAGGTAAAATGCTAGGAGACTTAAACAATGGTAAAATAATAGATAAAAACCTTGACTCCAGAGTTACATCAATAAGAGTACCAATAAAAGTAGGACATATGGGAATCATAAACATCTTACTAGATAAAGAAGATAAAATAGATGTAGATGATATTAAAAAAGAACTAAAATCATTTAAATCGCTACCACAAGAGAAAAATCTTCCTACTGCGCCTAAAACACCAATTATAGTTAATGAAGA
This genomic window from Acidianus manzaensis contains:
- the asd gene encoding aspartate-semialdehyde dehydrogenase, which translates into the protein MDKLKVSLLGSTGMVGQKMIKTLANHPYFELEKVSASPSKIGKKYIEAVKWVESGDIPENVKDLKIVSTEPDDHKDVDVVLSALPNELAEDIELKLVRAGKTVVSNASPYRMDPEIPLINPEINWEHLELLKTQQSKRNWNGLLIKNPNCTASIISLPLKPLSNLLNKKMIITTLQAVSGAGYNGISFMSAYNNIIPYIKGEEEKIPKEIGKMLGDLNNGKIIDKNLDSRVTSIRVPIKVGHMGIINILLDKEDKIDVDDIKKELKSFKSLPQEKNLPTAPKTPIIVNEDETRPQPEIDLKLENGMAVSVGRISYENNVLRLVVLGDNLIRGAAGITILTLEVMKELGYV